Proteins encoded by one window of Candidatus Zixiibacteriota bacterium:
- a CDS encoding DUF507 family protein encodes MKIKQEQLERLAGQLLASYRSKGLLVAKGGDAEIKARIVAVVAQNFAEEEAIEEEARRVLAEHGRAARDMDPYKMFLIAKQKVAARKGFIL; translated from the coding sequence ATGAAGATCAAGCAGGAACAGCTGGAACGGCTCGCGGGTCAACTTCTGGCAAGCTATCGCTCCAAAGGGTTGCTGGTAGCCAAAGGCGGCGATGCTGAGATCAAGGCGCGAATCGTCGCCGTCGTCGCCCAGAATTTCGCCGAGGAAGAGGCCATCGAAGAGGAGGCTCGCAGGGTGCTGGCGGAGCACGGCCGAGCCGCCCGGGACATGGACCCATACAAGATGTTTCTGATCGCCAAGCAAAAGGTCGCGGCGAGGAAGGGTTTCATCCTGTGA
- a CDS encoding DUF507 family protein — translation MTRLSESRVSHLAHLIVDAVTKSGLGEFTNVGRALAETKAVLHSFFQHEDQIDEIVRKKIQSLSRPIPPGSREWDVLYRKYFEEEARKHRK, via the coding sequence GTGACCCGCCTTTCGGAGAGCCGCGTATCGCACCTCGCGCATCTGATCGTCGACGCCGTGACGAAGAGCGGCCTCGGGGAGTTCACCAACGTCGGGCGCGCTCTGGCCGAGACCAAAGCCGTGCTGCACAGCTTTTTCCAGCACGAAGATCAGATCGACGAGATCGTCCGGAAAAAAATCCAGTCGCTGTCCCGGCCCATTCCGCCGGGGAGCCGCGAGTGGGACGTGCTCTACCGCAAGTACTTCGAGGAAGAAGCGCGAAAGCACAGGAAATAG
- the groES gene encoding co-chaperone GroES, translating to MKIRPLQDRIIVKRIAEEEKSKGGIIIPDTAKEKPQEGRVVAVGKGKVNEDGKITPLDVKVNDRVLFGKYAGTEINIDGEEHLIMREEDILGVIEK from the coding sequence GTGAAGATCAGGCCGTTGCAGGATCGGATTATCGTCAAGAGGATCGCCGAGGAGGAAAAGAGCAAGGGAGGCATCATCATTCCCGATACCGCCAAGGAGAAGCCGCAGGAAGGAAGAGTGGTGGCCGTCGGCAAAGGGAAAGTCAACGAGGACGGGAAAATCACGCCGCTCGACGTCAAGGTGAACGACCGGGTGCTTTTCGGCAAGTACGCCGGCACCGAGATCAACATCGACGGCGAAGAGCATCTGATCATGCGCGAGGAGGATATCCTCGGGGTGATCGAGAAATAA
- the groL gene encoding chaperonin GroEL (60 kDa chaperone family; promotes refolding of misfolded polypeptides especially under stressful conditions; forms two stacked rings of heptamers to form a barrel-shaped 14mer; ends can be capped by GroES; misfolded proteins enter the barrel where they are refolded when GroES binds) → MAAKMVKFNRDARDAILRGVNILADAVTVTLGPKGRNVVLEKSFGAPNVTKDGVTVAKEVELEDKFENMGAQMVKEVASKTSDVAGDGTTTATVLARQIYAEGAKLVAAGHDPMSLKRGIDKAVEAVVAELKNLSKPTKDPKEIAQVGTIAANNDPTIGEVIAEAMNKVGKEGVITVEEAKGLETTLDVVEGMQFDRGYLSPYFVTDPERMECVLQDAYLLIHEKKISNMKELLPILEQIAKSGKPFIIIAEDVEGEALATLVVNKIRGTLHCAAVKAPGFGDRRKAMLEDIAILTGGKLIAEELGIKLENVSLHDLGRAKRIVVDKDNTTIVDGAGKKADLEARIKQIRAQIEETTSDYDREKLQERLAKLIGGVAVINVGAATEIEMKEKKARVEDALHATRAAVEEGVVPGGGVALLRCAPALDKLRVGEEEKAGVGIIRRALEEPLRRIAMNAGVEGAIALQKVKEGKGSFGFNAATEEYEDLMKAGIIDPTKVVRTALQNAASVAGMLLTTEAMVAEKPEEKPPVPAMPPGGGMGGMM, encoded by the coding sequence ATGGCAGCCAAGATGGTAAAATTCAACCGGGACGCCCGGGACGCGATTCTGAGAGGCGTCAACATCCTCGCCGACGCGGTGACGGTGACGCTGGGGCCAAAGGGCCGCAACGTGGTGCTCGAGAAGTCGTTCGGGGCGCCGAACGTGACCAAGGACGGCGTTACCGTCGCGAAGGAAGTCGAGCTCGAGGACAAGTTCGAGAACATGGGCGCCCAGATGGTCAAGGAGGTCGCGAGCAAGACCTCCGACGTGGCGGGCGACGGCACCACGACGGCGACCGTGCTGGCCCGCCAGATCTACGCCGAGGGCGCGAAGCTGGTGGCGGCGGGCCACGATCCGATGTCGCTGAAGCGCGGCATCGACAAGGCGGTGGAAGCGGTCGTGGCAGAGCTCAAGAACCTCTCCAAGCCCACCAAGGACCCCAAAGAGATCGCCCAGGTCGGCACCATCGCCGCGAATAACGACCCCACGATCGGCGAGGTGATCGCGGAAGCGATGAACAAGGTCGGCAAGGAAGGCGTGATCACGGTCGAGGAAGCCAAGGGGCTGGAAACGACGCTGGACGTGGTCGAGGGGATGCAGTTCGACCGCGGCTATCTCTCGCCCTACTTCGTCACCGACCCCGAGCGGATGGAATGCGTCCTCCAGGACGCCTACCTGCTGATCCACGAGAAGAAGATCAGCAACATGAAGGAACTGTTGCCGATCCTCGAGCAGATCGCGAAATCCGGCAAGCCCTTCATCATCATCGCCGAGGATGTGGAGGGTGAAGCGCTGGCCACGCTGGTGGTCAACAAGATCCGCGGCACATTGCACTGCGCGGCGGTGAAGGCTCCGGGCTTCGGCGACCGACGCAAGGCGATGCTCGAGGACATTGCGATCCTCACCGGCGGCAAGCTCATCGCCGAAGAGCTGGGGATCAAGCTCGAGAACGTTTCGCTGCACGACCTCGGCCGCGCCAAGAGGATCGTCGTCGACAAGGACAACACGACCATCGTCGACGGCGCCGGCAAGAAGGCGGACCTGGAGGCCCGCATCAAGCAGATCCGCGCGCAGATCGAGGAGACGACCTCGGACTACGACCGCGAGAAGCTGCAGGAGCGGCTCGCGAAGCTGATCGGCGGCGTCGCCGTCATCAACGTCGGCGCGGCGACGGAAATCGAGATGAAGGAAAAGAAGGCCAGGGTCGAGGATGCGCTCCACGCGACCCGCGCGGCCGTCGAGGAAGGCGTCGTGCCCGGAGGCGGGGTGGCGTTGCTCCGTTGTGCGCCGGCGCTGGACAAGCTGAGGGTCGGCGAGGAGGAGAAGGCGGGCGTCGGCATCATCCGGCGGGCGCTCGAAGAGCCTTTGCGGCGGATCGCGATGAACGCGGGCGTCGAGGGCGCCATCGCGCTCCAGAAGGTCAAGGAAGGAAAAGGCTCGTTCGGCTTCAATGCCGCCACCGAGGAATACGAGGACCTCATGAAGGCGGGGATCATCGATCCGACCAAGGTGGTTCGCACCGCGCTGCAGAACGCGGCTTCCGTGGCCGGCATGCTTTTGACCACCGAAGCGATGGTCGCGGAAAAGCCGGAGGAGAAGCCGCCCGTGCCGGCGATGCCGCCCGGAGGCGGAATGGGCGGGATGATGTAG
- the ffh gene encoding signal recognition particle protein, whose amino-acid sequence MFESLTEKLELTFKRLRGQGKISEKNIDDALREVRLALLEADVHVQVVKSFLDSVKSKSLGQEVLLSLTPDQQFIKIVADELAAILGGEHRELDLKAAPPVAVMLVGLQGSGKTTTVAKLARHLKRSQGRTPYLVPADVYRPAAIEQLQILGKELDLPVHPTDPESDPVDICRQALEQAKSRFCDLLLIDTAGRLHIDEPLMRELAAIKAAIAPRHVLFVADSMTGQDAVNQAIGFDRHLELTGVILTKLDGDARGGAALSIRRMVGKPILFCGTGEKLDALEPFYPDRLASRILGMGDILSLIDKAQQTIEQKDAARLQKVIQKQQFTLEEFLLQLQQIKKMGSMGSLLELIPGGKRLASQVDTEKAEQELKRVEAIINSMTLQERRHPGILNGSRRRRIAQGSGTTVTDVNRLMKQFLEMKKMMQRVNKLGVRSLFGRMPHLFQ is encoded by the coding sequence ATGTTCGAATCGCTCACGGAAAAGCTCGAGCTGACCTTCAAGCGGCTCCGAGGCCAGGGGAAGATCAGCGAAAAGAACATCGACGACGCCCTGCGCGAGGTGCGGCTCGCGCTGCTCGAAGCCGACGTTCACGTCCAGGTCGTCAAGAGCTTTCTCGATTCGGTGAAATCGAAATCGCTCGGGCAGGAAGTCCTGCTCAGCCTCACGCCGGACCAGCAGTTCATCAAGATCGTCGCCGACGAGCTGGCCGCCATCCTGGGCGGCGAGCACCGGGAGCTCGATCTCAAGGCGGCTCCCCCCGTGGCGGTCATGCTGGTCGGGCTGCAGGGTTCCGGCAAGACGACGACCGTCGCGAAGCTGGCGCGCCACCTCAAGAGGTCCCAGGGGAGGACTCCTTACCTGGTGCCGGCCGATGTCTACCGCCCGGCGGCCATCGAGCAGCTCCAGATCCTTGGAAAAGAGCTCGACCTTCCGGTCCACCCGACCGACCCCGAGAGCGATCCCGTGGACATCTGCCGGCAGGCACTGGAGCAGGCGAAAAGCCGGTTTTGCGACCTGCTCCTCATCGACACCGCCGGACGGCTCCACATAGACGAGCCGCTGATGCGGGAGCTCGCGGCGATCAAGGCAGCAATCGCCCCGCGCCACGTCCTGTTCGTCGCCGATTCGATGACCGGCCAGGACGCGGTCAACCAGGCGATCGGCTTCGACCGCCATCTGGAGCTGACCGGGGTGATTCTGACCAAGCTCGACGGCGACGCCCGTGGCGGGGCGGCGCTTTCGATCCGCCGGATGGTCGGCAAGCCGATCCTCTTCTGCGGAACCGGTGAGAAGCTCGACGCGCTCGAGCCATTTTATCCCGACCGGCTGGCGTCGCGGATTCTCGGGATGGGCGACATCCTGTCGTTGATCGACAAGGCCCAGCAGACCATCGAGCAGAAGGACGCGGCCCGGCTCCAGAAGGTCATCCAGAAACAGCAGTTCACGCTCGAAGAGTTCTTGTTGCAGCTGCAGCAGATCAAGAAGATGGGCTCGATGGGAAGCCTTCTCGAGCTGATCCCCGGCGGAAAGAGGCTCGCTTCCCAGGTCGATACGGAAAAAGCCGAGCAGGAGCTCAAGCGGGTCGAGGCCATCATCAACTCGATGACGCTCCAGGAGCGGCGCCACCCTGGCATCCTCAACGGCAGCCGGCGCCGGCGCATCGCCCAGGGCAGCGGCACGACCGTGACCGACGTCAACCGGCTGATGAAGCAGTTCTTGGAGATGAAAAAGATGATGCAGAGGGTGAACAAGCTTGGGGTGCGGTCGCTGTTCGGCCGGATGCCTCACCTGTTCCAGTAA
- the rpsP gene encoding 30S ribosomal protein S16, translating to MSVRIRLARHGAKKRPFYRIVVCDGRFPRDGRYIEQVGTYDPNAAGGGIKIDREKVQSWIQRGAKPSETVSQLIARQSRSA from the coding sequence ATGAGCGTTAGAATTCGCCTCGCCCGTCACGGCGCCAAGAAAAGACCGTTTTATCGGATCGTGGTCTGCGACGGGCGCTTTCCCAGGGACGGCCGGTACATCGAGCAGGTCGGGACCTACGATCCCAACGCCGCCGGCGGGGGAATCAAGATCGACCGCGAAAAAGTTCAGAGCTGGATCCAGCGGGGAGCCAAGCCGAGCGAAACGGTCTCCCAGCTGATCGCGCGGCAGAGCCGATCCGCTTGA
- a CDS encoding KH domain-containing protein has protein sequence MKELVQYLAKSLVSNPDAVEVKETEEESTSIFELKVAKEDLGRIIGKQGRTAKSIRTILNAAASRTNRRVVLEIVEEK, from the coding sequence ATGAAAGAGCTTGTCCAGTATCTGGCGAAATCCCTCGTGAGCAATCCGGACGCCGTGGAGGTCAAGGAAACCGAGGAAGAATCCACTTCGATCTTCGAGTTGAAGGTGGCGAAAGAGGATCTGGGACGCATCATCGGCAAGCAGGGCAGAACCGCGAAATCGATCCGTACGATTCTCAACGCGGCCGCGTCCCGGACCAACCGCAGGGTGGTGCTCGAGATCGTCGAGGAAAAATAG
- the rimM gene encoding ribosome maturation factor RimM (Essential for efficient processing of 16S rRNA), which translates to MSERLVPLGKIVTTHGVGGWLKLNPYNPETALLTAGREVIVRRGGSRSVHVVEASRRQRSQIVFKLRGVDDITHAQELIGATLSVPESALAPLPPGEYYHFQVIGLEVFDVEGRRIGVVKEARHSPGGELYVIAGPQKEYLIPAVKEIVEKVDFAAGRLIIRPPEGLLDL; encoded by the coding sequence GTGTCTGAGCGACTGGTTCCACTCGGGAAGATCGTCACGACTCACGGCGTCGGCGGCTGGCTGAAACTCAATCCATACAATCCGGAAACTGCGCTCCTGACGGCCGGACGCGAGGTGATCGTGCGGCGCGGGGGCTCGCGGTCGGTGCACGTCGTCGAAGCGAGCCGGCGGCAGCGCTCGCAAATCGTCTTCAAGCTCCGCGGTGTCGACGACATCACGCACGCGCAGGAGCTGATCGGAGCGACGCTGTCCGTGCCCGAGAGCGCTTTGGCCCCGCTGCCGCCCGGAGAGTACTATCATTTCCAGGTGATCGGCCTGGAGGTATTCGACGTGGAAGGCCGTCGGATCGGCGTCGTCAAGGAGGCCCGCCACTCCCCGGGCGGCGAGCTTTACGTTATCGCCGGGCCGCAGAAAGAGTACCTGATTCCGGCGGTCAAGGAGATCGTCGAGAAAGTGGACTTTGCGGCGGGCAGGTTGATCATCCGCCCTCCCGAGGGTCTCCTCGACCTCTGA
- the trmD gene encoding tRNA (guanosine(37)-N1)-methyltransferase TrmD → MLTFTVITLFPSMLESPLGHSILKKAQEKELISVSMVDPRDYTADRHRIADDYPYGGGHGMVMKPEPLVASIEDVRRKSPGARVILLCPQGRVFDQAVAARLARENHVVLVCGRYEGVDERVKAFVDEELSIGDYTLSGGEPAALVVIDAVARLVAGVLGNERSAAEESFVEGLLEYPQYTRPEEFRGMRVPDVLLSGDHERIRRWRRRASVALTAERRPDLLARARLSAEEKAEALKHRAPVYLALLHHPVYDKNGRVVTTAVTNMDIHDIARAARTYGVRALYVVTPVKALQKLSLKIIEHWETGYGAEYNATRKEALALARVTDALDDVLIDVERESGIQPAIVATSARTGPGRASFPQVRDMLIKSSRPVLILFGTGWGLTDEILSRADYILEPVEGCAGYNHLSVRSAAAIILDRLLRY, encoded by the coding sequence ATGCTGACCTTTACCGTCATCACCTTGTTCCCTTCGATGCTCGAGTCGCCCCTCGGCCATAGCATCCTCAAGAAGGCGCAGGAGAAAGAATTGATCTCGGTCTCCATGGTGGACCCGCGCGACTACACGGCGGACCGCCACCGGATCGCCGACGATTATCCGTACGGCGGCGGCCATGGAATGGTGATGAAGCCCGAGCCCCTCGTGGCCTCGATCGAGGACGTCAGGCGGAAATCTCCCGGCGCTCGCGTCATCCTGCTTTGCCCCCAGGGACGGGTCTTCGATCAGGCTGTGGCCGCCCGACTGGCCCGCGAGAACCATGTGGTGCTGGTGTGCGGCCGCTACGAAGGAGTCGACGAACGTGTCAAGGCGTTCGTCGACGAAGAGCTGTCGATCGGCGACTATACCCTGAGCGGCGGTGAACCCGCCGCGCTGGTCGTCATCGACGCCGTGGCCCGGCTGGTCGCGGGCGTGCTCGGAAACGAAAGATCGGCCGCGGAGGAATCGTTTGTTGAGGGCCTTCTCGAGTACCCCCAGTACACGAGGCCCGAAGAGTTCCGCGGGATGCGCGTGCCGGACGTGCTCCTCTCGGGGGACCACGAGCGGATCCGGCGGTGGCGCCGGCGCGCGAGCGTCGCACTCACCGCCGAGCGGCGGCCCGACCTCCTCGCGCGCGCCCGGCTGAGCGCGGAGGAAAAGGCCGAGGCACTGAAGCACCGGGCCCCCGTCTACCTCGCCCTGCTCCATCATCCGGTTTACGACAAGAACGGCCGGGTGGTGACCACGGCGGTGACCAACATGGACATCCACGACATCGCGCGGGCCGCGCGAACCTACGGCGTCCGGGCCCTCTACGTTGTCACTCCCGTCAAGGCGCTCCAGAAGCTGTCGCTCAAGATCATCGAGCACTGGGAAACCGGCTATGGGGCCGAGTACAACGCTACCCGCAAGGAGGCTCTGGCGCTGGCGCGCGTCACCGACGCGCTCGACGACGTGCTCATTGACGTCGAGCGCGAAAGCGGCATCCAGCCCGCGATCGTCGCGACCTCCGCCAGGACGGGTCCGGGACGCGCCTCTTTCCCCCAGGTCCGGGACATGTTAATAAAGAGTTCTCGGCCAGTGCTGATTCTTTTCGGGACGGGCTGGGGCCTGACGGACGAGATCCTTTCCCGAGCGGATTACATTCTGGAGCCCGTCGAGGGTTGCGCCGGCTACAATCACCTGTCCGTGAGGTCGGCGGCAGCCATCATTTTGGACCGCCTCTTGCGGTATTGA
- the rplS gene encoding 50S ribosomal protein L19, which produces MNILNEIEAQQTKQQPPSLRPGETVRVHVKVVEGEKERTQVFEGTVIGLSGEGNRAMFRVRKVSYGVGVERIFPLHSPRIEKVEVVARGKVRRAKLYYLRQRSGKAARLSGEEGSSGG; this is translated from the coding sequence ATGAACATCTTGAACGAGATCGAAGCGCAGCAAACCAAGCAGCAACCTCCGTCGCTCAGGCCCGGCGAAACGGTACGGGTTCATGTCAAAGTCGTCGAAGGCGAGAAGGAACGGACGCAGGTCTTCGAGGGAACCGTGATCGGGCTTTCCGGCGAAGGGAACCGCGCGATGTTTCGCGTGCGCAAGGTTTCCTACGGAGTCGGGGTGGAGCGCATCTTTCCGCTCCATTCGCCGCGCATCGAGAAGGTCGAAGTGGTCGCGCGCGGAAAAGTGCGCCGGGCGAAGCTCTACTATCTGCGGCAGCGGTCGGGCAAAGCGGCGCGGTTGAGCGGCGAAGAGGGGTCTTCCGGAGGTTGA
- a CDS encoding polymer-forming cytoskeletal protein codes for MPEKPENRSPSFMHGAVRTVLFPDSAVSGKLSYDLPVKIDSRFTGEVKANDLLVVGPNARVDARVSARHLQLEGQLAGKVQVAGCFEIMPGGQFRGEVKAGELKVHPGAVFDGNGRIIGLAR; via the coding sequence ATGCCGGAGAAGCCTGAAAACCGCAGCCCCTCCTTCATGCACGGGGCGGTGAGGACGGTGCTTTTCCCCGATTCAGCGGTTTCGGGAAAGCTGAGCTACGATCTTCCGGTCAAGATCGACAGCCGCTTTACCGGGGAGGTCAAGGCCAACGACCTGCTGGTGGTCGGTCCCAACGCGCGGGTGGACGCGCGCGTTTCGGCGCGGCACCTCCAGCTCGAAGGCCAGCTCGCCGGGAAGGTGCAGGTGGCGGGTTGCTTCGAGATCATGCCTGGCGGGCAGTTCCGGGGCGAAGTCAAAGCCGGGGAGCTGAAAGTCCACCCAGGGGCCGTCTTCGACGGCAATGGGCGGATCATCGGCCTGGCCAGATAG
- a CDS encoding replication-associated recombination protein A, translating into MELFDSLPSRRSRGEAPLAERMRPRTPDEFVGQRHLLGEGRILREMLAGGMLRSLILWGPPGSGKTTLAQLLADAAGAARIHFSAVTSGVKDLKKVIAEAEQLHRAGKSTVLFVDEIHRFNKAQQDIFLPYVERGVIALIGATTENPSFEVISPLLSRCQVLVLRPLDPAEIGEIVDRALRDPDRGLGALRLELTAAARDFLIQQSGGDCRVALNALETAAALVRKKPGRCSIEISDIEEAIQRRPLQYDKAGEEHYNVISAFIKSLRGSDPDAALYWMMRMIEAGEDPLFIARRMIIFAAEDIGNADPRALQVAVAAKDAFHFVGLPEGKIPLAQAVTYLATAPKSNASYKAMLAASRDVEEHGALPVPLHLRNAPTPLMEKLGYGKDYRYAHDFPGHRVDQQHMPDALAGARYYHPSDSGFEKEIKARWSRPAPRKDEPES; encoded by the coding sequence ATGGAGCTGTTCGATTCCCTGCCGAGCCGGCGTTCCCGGGGGGAGGCGCCGCTCGCCGAGCGCATGCGCCCGAGGACGCCCGACGAGTTCGTGGGCCAGAGGCATCTTCTCGGCGAAGGCAGAATCCTGCGCGAGATGCTCGCCGGCGGGATGCTGCGGTCGCTGATCCTCTGGGGGCCTCCGGGAAGCGGCAAGACAACGCTCGCTCAGCTCCTGGCCGACGCCGCCGGCGCCGCCCGGATTCACTTCTCCGCCGTCACGTCGGGAGTCAAGGACCTCAAGAAGGTCATCGCCGAGGCGGAGCAGCTCCACCGAGCGGGAAAATCGACCGTGCTCTTCGTCGACGAGATCCACCGCTTCAACAAGGCGCAGCAGGACATCTTCCTCCCTTACGTCGAGCGCGGCGTGATCGCGCTGATCGGCGCGACCACGGAGAATCCCTCGTTCGAGGTGATCTCTCCCCTCCTGTCGCGCTGTCAGGTCCTGGTACTGCGACCGCTCGACCCCGCGGAGATCGGGGAGATCGTCGATCGTGCCCTGCGGGACCCGGACCGCGGGCTGGGAGCCCTGCGCCTGGAGTTGACCGCGGCTGCGCGCGACTTCCTGATCCAGCAGTCCGGCGGAGATTGCCGGGTGGCGCTGAACGCTCTGGAGACCGCGGCCGCGCTGGTGCGCAAGAAACCGGGACGGTGCAGCATCGAGATCTCCGACATCGAGGAAGCGATCCAGAGAAGGCCCCTGCAGTACGACAAGGCGGGCGAGGAGCATTACAACGTCATCTCGGCTTTCATCAAGAGCCTGCGCGGCAGCGATCCCGACGCCGCGCTTTACTGGATGATGCGGATGATCGAGGCGGGCGAAGATCCGCTGTTCATCGCCCGACGAATGATCATCTTCGCCGCGGAAGACATCGGCAACGCCGATCCCAGAGCCCTCCAGGTAGCGGTCGCCGCCAAGGACGCCTTTCATTTCGTCGGACTTCCGGAGGGAAAGATTCCGCTGGCCCAGGCGGTGACCTACCTCGCCACCGCCCCGAAGTCCAATGCCTCCTACAAGGCGATGCTCGCCGCTTCGCGGGACGTCGAAGAGCACGGCGCATTACCGGTCCCGCTCCATCTCCGCAACGCGCCCACGCCTTTGATGGAAAAACTCGGGTACGGCAAGGACTACAGATACGCGCACGATTTTCCGGGGCACCGGGTCGACCAGCAGCACATGCCAGACGCGCTGGCGGGAGCGAGGTATTACCACCCTTCCGATTCCGGCTTCGAAAAGGAGATCAAGGCCCGCTGGTCCCGTCCGGCCCCGCGGAAGGACGAGCCGGAAAGCTAG
- a CDS encoding DUF502 domain-containing protein translates to MEAVYRHFVICLLTGLVTLLPVGGTFLLLVYAENSLSPLIPARFYFPGAGLLSVIALLYLLGLTLTTVLGRWLWHRTDALVCRLPGLGLLYRTLKQILGLDPGEGALFERVVLVPDEGTGGAEIGLVTGSEGNGEAQRLLVFVPHSPNPAQGRLLRLSPGRVIPTDWSVDRALKGLFSLGKF, encoded by the coding sequence ATGGAAGCGGTCTATCGTCACTTCGTGATCTGCCTGTTGACCGGTCTCGTCACGCTTCTTCCGGTCGGAGGCACCTTTCTTCTCCTCGTGTACGCTGAAAACTCCCTCAGCCCGCTGATCCCTGCGCGGTTTTACTTTCCCGGCGCGGGTTTGCTGTCGGTTATCGCCCTGCTCTATCTCCTGGGTCTTACGCTGACGACGGTACTTGGCCGATGGCTCTGGCATCGAACCGACGCGCTCGTCTGCCGCCTGCCCGGGCTCGGCCTCCTTTACCGCACCCTCAAGCAGATCCTCGGCCTCGACCCGGGGGAGGGGGCGCTTTTTGAGCGTGTAGTACTGGTTCCCGACGAAGGAACCGGCGGCGCCGAGATCGGCCTGGTGACGGGGTCCGAGGGCAACGGGGAAGCGCAAAGGCTGCTGGTCTTCGTTCCCCATTCGCCCAACCCGGCACAGGGCCGGCTTTTGCGTCTTTCGCCGGGGCGCGTTATTCCGACCGACTGGAGCGTCGACCGGGCGCTGAAGGGGCTGTTCTCGCTCGGCAAATTCTAA